One segment of Parvularcula sp. IMCC14364 DNA contains the following:
- a CDS encoding tRNA (guanosine(46)-N(7))-methyltransferase TrmB, translated as MTDVQQYYSRDVISNQDGLHDRLSEVVQRHLSSPYLAPISDHNYRAFEEATTVSQRHQKPLILDSGCGTGDSSRKLASSFPDHLILGIDKSADRLGRRRDGLEPENLLLLRADLVDFYRLAADAGWQLARHYISYPNPWPKAAHFQRRWHGSPVFPSTLKLTGKLELRTNWRIYAQEFSAALTLAGQASSIVKYDPQGDYLSLFEKKYAESGQSLWQVTALLSSVDPVPGKV; from the coding sequence ATGACTGATGTGCAGCAATACTATTCCCGGGACGTCATCAGTAATCAGGACGGGCTGCATGACAGACTGTCAGAAGTCGTCCAGCGGCATCTGAGCAGCCCTTATCTGGCGCCAATATCTGACCACAATTATCGCGCCTTCGAAGAGGCAACAACTGTCAGTCAACGGCACCAAAAGCCCCTGATCCTTGATTCTGGTTGCGGTACCGGAGACAGTAGCCGCAAACTGGCCAGCAGTTTTCCGGATCACTTGATACTGGGCATTGATAAATCTGCCGACCGGCTTGGGCGGCGGCGTGATGGTCTTGAGCCGGAAAACCTGTTGCTCCTGCGTGCGGACCTTGTTGATTTTTACCGGCTCGCTGCAGACGCTGGCTGGCAACTGGCCCGGCACTATATTTCCTATCCCAACCCCTGGCCCAAGGCCGCTCACTTTCAGCGCCGCTGGCATGGGTCTCCCGTTTTTCCCTCCACCCTCAAGCTCACAGGCAAGCTGGAACTGCGCACCAACTGGCGTATTTATGCGCAAGAATTCTCGGCGGCCCTCACCCTTGCGGGGCAAGCCAGTTCTATTGTGAAGTATGATCCGCAAGGGGATTATTTAAGTCTGTTTGAAAAAAAATATGCTGAAAGTGGTCAGTCACTATGGCAGGTGACGGCCCTGCTCAGTTCGGTTGATCCTGTTCCCGGTAAGGTTTAG
- a CDS encoding DUF6152 family protein — translation MSLRTTLLACSAAAAAAFAALGAAYAHHAFSAEFDANAPVLLRGEITRVEWVNPHAWVHLAAEEEDGTTTAWMVEGGTPNTLLRNGLNRNTLKIGTEIIVRGYQSKDRICEPACKANGRDITFTDGNKIFMGSSGTGAPRDGSDPTERPRRDN, via the coding sequence ATGAGTTTGCGCACCACCCTTCTTGCCTGTTCAGCCGCAGCCGCTGCAGCCTTTGCTGCGCTGGGCGCCGCTTACGCCCATCACGCGTTTTCAGCTGAGTTTGACGCCAATGCACCCGTTCTGCTGCGGGGTGAAATCACCCGGGTTGAGTGGGTCAACCCGCATGCCTGGGTGCATCTTGCGGCTGAAGAAGAAGATGGCACAACCACGGCCTGGATGGTTGAAGGTGGCACGCCAAACACGTTGCTGCGCAATGGCCTCAACCGGAATACCCTCAAGATTGGTACAGAAATCATCGTGCGCGGCTATCAAAGCAAAGACCGCATCTGTGAACCTGCCTGTAAGGCCAACGGGCGCGATATCACGTTCACTGATGGCAACAAGATTTTCATGGGATCCAGCGGCACCGGTGCGCCAAGAGATGGCTCGGACCCCACTGAGCGCCCGCGTCGCGACAATTAA
- a CDS encoding DUF3089 domain-containing protein, translating into MARMLMVLTATMLFGATFLLPAQAAEEMDFERNDYSDVATRLCHPDKTDDACAVDLTTTIIASDGTTSIESFEAAEDPGIDCFYIYPTVSRDPTPNSDMVPGRELITVHQQFARFSEVCRPFAPIYRQMTLLALQAWMTLGTLPTDTKMRYADITDAWETYLRDHNNGRGVVLIGHSQGASMINDLLENNIIGTPAEKLIVSALPIGISSHIDRESGKAAGLLPCAEAGQTGCIISYVSFRETSPPPADSFFGETNSEGDAALCVNPAALSGAEGQLNSYLSAQNVSDPSNQPVFADGVDVATPFAAVPGLLSAACEQTESHTYLAISINADPDDPRTDDIQGDLLFQGAVQKQWGLHLIDMHLGMGNLIDIVRQQAEAWSEE; encoded by the coding sequence ATGGCCCGTATGTTAATGGTGCTGACTGCGACGATGCTCTTTGGGGCGACTTTTCTGCTGCCTGCACAGGCCGCAGAAGAAATGGACTTTGAGCGCAATGACTACAGCGATGTGGCAACCCGGCTCTGTCATCCGGACAAGACTGATGATGCCTGTGCCGTTGATCTGACCACAACAATCATTGCGAGCGATGGAACAACCAGCATTGAAAGTTTTGAAGCGGCGGAAGATCCGGGCATAGACTGTTTCTACATCTATCCAACGGTATCACGCGATCCAACGCCCAACAGCGACATGGTGCCGGGACGTGAACTCATTACAGTGCATCAGCAGTTTGCGCGCTTCTCAGAAGTGTGTCGCCCTTTTGCACCGATTTACCGTCAGATGACCCTGCTGGCCCTGCAGGCCTGGATGACGCTGGGAACTCTGCCCACAGACACTAAAATGCGCTACGCAGATATTACGGATGCGTGGGAAACTTATCTGCGCGACCATAATAATGGCCGCGGCGTGGTCTTGATTGGTCATTCCCAGGGGGCCAGCATGATTAACGATCTGCTGGAAAATAATATCATTGGCACACCGGCGGAGAAGCTGATTGTTTCGGCACTGCCGATCGGTATCAGCTCTCACATCGACAGGGAAAGCGGCAAGGCTGCCGGTCTTCTTCCTTGTGCAGAAGCCGGACAGACAGGATGCATCATTTCCTATGTTTCATTCCGCGAGACGAGCCCGCCACCAGCGGACAGTTTTTTCGGGGAGACCAACTCGGAAGGAGATGCAGCCCTTTGCGTCAACCCGGCTGCTCTGTCCGGTGCTGAGGGACAGCTAAACTCATATCTTTCCGCCCAGAATGTCAGTGATCCTTCAAACCAGCCGGTTTTTGCCGACGGCGTTGACGTTGCCACGCCCTTCGCGGCTGTGCCAGGGTTGCTGTCTGCCGCCTGCGAGCAAACAGAAAGTCACACCTATCTTGCAATCAGCATCAATGCTGACCCGGATGATCCACGCACTGATGACATTCAAGGGGATCTGCTTTTCCAGGGCGCAGTGCAAAAACAGTGGGGCTTGCATCTGATCGACATGCATCTTGGTATGGGTAACCTCATCGACATTGTTCGGCAGCAGGCTGAAGCGTGGAGTGAAGAATGA
- a CDS encoding PQQ-binding-like beta-propeller repeat protein has translation MIVRKTLQSCSVIFLLLMAACAEQKTHSEADQSVQEQAVSASEQAQGTEIAAQTPREEEPAIDLDAGARFEAALAEGYSHPGEKVYATSCGLCHDQPDQLRVPDLASLKTMSPAKIQFSLKSGKMKAQGEALDRLDLTLLLDYLTPGSAGGGYEVAADQKCTAPDISFDQPYVTAWGVEPDNRRYYGPTRTSLGRKNVSGLELAWVFGLPGTSELRSQPVITEDTLFITTTSGHVFALDRQTACVKWHRELMNPIRTAMTLGQIDGEPVLFFADAGTNVYALEAVSGETVWQERTGIFPESMTTGGLVQHEDKLFVPLSSFDVAAAMNPAHECCKSHGAVVALEAATGERLWLARMMEDATPTTKSSVGTQLWGPSGAPVWTTPAVDAKNGRLYIGTGENTSAPATDTSDAMIALDMETGERLWVFQATTEDKFNMACSPLTGNGPNCPEEPGPDYDFGGGLAFATMSDGREVVIGGQKSGDVHAVDAATGERIWTTKVSSGSPLGGTHWGVSVSNGKVFAPSSDPPYPLPDYEARPGLYVLDLDTGDMLWDSPAERGCTGNFVGQMMNPEPWPECSFFYGYSAAPASTDELVFIGALDGKVRAFDADNGEVLWMFDTKREFETVNNIPAHGGAIDNPGPQLAGDMLFIQSGYAMFSQMPGNALIAFNLPEAE, from the coding sequence ATGATTGTTCGCAAAACCCTGCAATCCTGTTCTGTTATTTTTCTCTTGCTGATGGCTGCCTGCGCAGAACAAAAGACGCATTCCGAGGCGGATCAATCCGTGCAAGAACAGGCAGTCAGTGCGTCTGAACAGGCGCAAGGCACTGAAATTGCCGCACAAACGCCACGTGAGGAGGAGCCCGCGATTGATCTTGATGCGGGCGCCCGTTTTGAAGCTGCCCTGGCTGAAGGCTACAGTCATCCTGGCGAAAAGGTCTATGCGACGAGTTGTGGGCTCTGTCACGATCAGCCCGATCAGTTACGGGTACCTGATCTTGCCAGCCTCAAAACCATGAGCCCGGCAAAAATCCAGTTTTCCCTGAAATCCGGGAAAATGAAAGCGCAAGGGGAGGCGCTGGACAGGCTCGATCTGACCCTTCTTCTCGATTATCTGACACCTGGCAGTGCTGGTGGCGGTTATGAAGTGGCCGCGGATCAGAAATGTACTGCGCCTGATATCTCTTTCGATCAGCCATATGTCACCGCCTGGGGCGTAGAGCCTGATAACAGGCGTTATTACGGGCCCACCCGCACCAGCCTTGGACGGAAGAATGTTTCCGGTCTTGAACTTGCCTGGGTATTTGGTCTGCCGGGCACGTCTGAGTTGCGGTCCCAGCCGGTGATCACAGAAGATACGCTCTTTATCACCACAACCTCAGGTCATGTTTTTGCGCTCGACAGGCAGACAGCTTGCGTCAAATGGCACCGGGAACTGATGAATCCGATCCGGACCGCCATGACACTGGGGCAGATTGATGGCGAACCAGTCCTGTTTTTCGCTGATGCAGGCACAAATGTTTATGCCCTTGAGGCTGTCAGTGGTGAGACCGTCTGGCAGGAGCGTACGGGCATCTTCCCTGAGTCGATGACCACGGGCGGACTTGTACAGCATGAAGATAAACTGTTCGTCCCGCTCTCTTCTTTTGATGTCGCTGCGGCAATGAATCCCGCACATGAATGCTGTAAAAGCCACGGTGCCGTCGTTGCTTTGGAGGCTGCTACGGGAGAACGCCTGTGGCTGGCGCGCATGATGGAGGATGCCACGCCAACAACAAAATCTTCCGTTGGCACACAATTATGGGGGCCATCCGGTGCGCCTGTCTGGACCACGCCAGCGGTCGATGCAAAAAACGGCAGGCTTTATATTGGCACGGGTGAGAACACCTCAGCGCCGGCGACTGATACCAGTGATGCCATGATCGCGCTGGACATGGAAACAGGTGAAAGGCTCTGGGTTTTTCAGGCCACCACAGAAGATAAATTCAACATGGCCTGTAGCCCGTTGACGGGTAACGGCCCGAACTGCCCTGAAGAGCCGGGGCCGGATTATGACTTTGGCGGCGGTCTTGCCTTCGCGACAATGAGTGATGGCCGCGAGGTTGTCATCGGCGGGCAGAAGTCCGGCGATGTACATGCTGTTGATGCGGCGACCGGAGAGCGTATCTGGACAACCAAGGTCAGTTCAGGCTCGCCTCTGGGGGGCACCCATTGGGGCGTTTCCGTCTCAAACGGCAAAGTCTTCGCGCCATCGTCCGACCCGCCATATCCGCTGCCCGATTATGAGGCCCGACCTGGCCTTTACGTGCTCGATCTTGATACAGGCGATATGCTCTGGGACAGCCCGGCTGAACGTGGCTGTACCGGAAATTTTGTTGGCCAGATGATGAACCCGGAGCCATGGCCAGAATGCAGTTTCTTCTATGGCTATTCGGCGGCGCCTGCGTCTACGGATGAACTGGTTTTCATCGGGGCGCTGGATGGCAAGGTTCGTGCCTTCGATGCTGACAATGGCGAAGTCTTGTGGATGTTCGACACAAAGCGTGAATTCGAGACGGTCAACAATATTCCGGCACATGGCGGTGCGATTGATAATCCGGGACCACAACTGGCCGGCGACATGCTGTTTATTCAATCCGGCTACGCCATGTTCAGTCAGATGCCGGGTAATGCCCTGATTGCTTTCAATCTGCCGGAGGCAGAATGA